In the Ipomoea triloba cultivar NCNSP0323 chromosome 6, ASM357664v1 genome, one interval contains:
- the LOC116023710 gene encoding transcription factor bHLH85-like, whose translation METVGAAAFFDEEWESLSKLFAVENPDFMLHLQGDYNGGAGFEAPSTFWQAVEASNNGGGGSHDDSFAFDQSDESMKFFVISQEEFDTSAPVFDPDEVIRDISDEVAEEQTIRNGNPKKRTRSVSRDGQKNKRNNANSKTKKNPKNMTENSNGEEEEEKYDSNNTMSANNAVQSSSCCSSEDDSTASPDLNHPGSTITTTTTTNSNGKTRASRGAATDPQSLYARRRREKINERLRILQSLVPNGTKVDISTMLEEAVHYVKFLQLQIKLLSSDDLWMYAPIAYNGMDIGLYQKMLLPSS comes from the exons ATGGAGACAGTTGGGGCTGCTGCTTTCTTCGATGAGGAATGGGAATCATTGAGCAAACTGTTTGCTGTTGAGAATCCTGATTTCATGCTTCACCTCCAAGGTGATTACAATGGCGGCGCTGGCTTTGAAGCCCCATCCACATTCTGGCAAGCTGTTGAAGCTAGCAACAATGGCGGCGGTGGAAGTCATGATGACAGTTTTGCTTTTGATCAGTCTGATGAGTCCATGAAGTTTTTCGTGATATCCCAGGAAGAGTTTGATACTTCAGCCCCTGTTTTCGATCCTGACGAGGTTATCAGAGACATCTCGGATGAAGTTGCAGAAGAACAGACAATCAGAAATGGAAATCCCAAGAAGAGAACACGATCAGTTTCGCGGGAT GGCCAGAAGAATAAGAGGAATAATGCAAACTCAAAGACAAAGAAGAATCCTAAGAACATGACTGAAAATTccaatggagaagaagaagaagaaaagtatGACAGTAATAATACTATGTCTGCAAACAATGCAGTGCAGAGCTCAAGCTGTTGCAGCAGCGAGGATGATTCTACTGCATCTCCGGATTTGAACCATCCTGGATCAACCATCACCACCACGACCACCACCAACTCGAATGGGAAAACAAGGGCAAGCAGAGGGGCTGCAACTGATCCCCAAAGCCTATATGCAAGG AGAAGAAGGGAAAAGATAAATGAGAGGCTGAGAATCTTGCAGAGCCTAGTTCCCAATGGAACAAAGGTTGACATTAGTACTATGCTTGAAGAGGCTGTCCACTATGTAAAGTTCCTGCAGCTTCAAATCAAG CTCCTAAGCTCAGATGACCTGTGGATGTATGCTCCAATTGCTTACAATGGAATGGACATTGGCCTTTACCAAAAGATGCTATTACCAAGCTCGTGA